Below is a window of Neodiprion virginianus isolate iyNeoVirg1 chromosome 4, iyNeoVirg1.1, whole genome shotgun sequence DNA.
TCTTGAACTTTTTGGGAGCGGATCACACCACCGACTAGCAACGGCGTCGAGGTTCCGTCACTTGTTTCATTTCGCGCTAAACAATTGCGCATCACGTGACGGTCGCGTACGATTAGCAGTGCCCTGTGTTTACCAACTTGCTCGGTTATATCACGCTAGGTAACTTCTGTGTCAACATATCCCTAGCCTACTTTCAACGAGCTTGAAAAGTCCGAATGATGACCAAACAAATTATCCGAATAcgtaaaatttcgaattatcaGAGATTTAATCttgttgaattttgaaatggcTGAAATTATAATAGTAGAAATTGCGAAAGCCGAACAAatcaagaaatgaaaaaaaatatttctcattgatatcatttttgcaattaagcaaaaaaaaaaagttaggaAAGATTTTAAGATCACCGAATGAAACGTAGATATAAAACGGATGTAAGGCTAACATGTTATTTTGGTactaaataaattaacaaGTACCTTTAATTTACTCTATGGCATGCAAAAATTatgattacatttttttacctgTTAATTAATGacaaatagtaataaataaaattgagaattCCTTCAGCCATTGAGGCGGTACAGCGAGTCGACATAGGAGTACGGAATAGTAAATCTTTGTGAGTATAATGAAGATCAAAGATGCAGACATGGTCTTCGTTAGGACGCTGCGCACCGAGCTGAAGCCGTAATTAGAATGACGAAGAAACCGCTGCAGCGCGCTGTGGTCTGCTAGGGCAGGTCCTGACCATTGCACGATCAAAAGCGTGGCGAGCACCCGTCATGTGGGGTAAACAATAAGGCAAGCGGTGCCTCCCCCACCAGTCATCGATTAGAGTGTGAGATAAATATATAAGGTCTGCCCTAAACGGAGATGCGTAGTACCAAAGTCACGTGATAAGCCCCCACATGACGTCACGACAATTATAGTTAAATGTAATGACGTCATGTGGGGGCACATTCTCAATGGCCGAAGCGGCAGTGGATGCGCAAAAACACACCTTATGAActtacattttataattacagCTTCAGCTCGTTACTCAGATCGCGCAGTCTATCTCTAATCTCTATGAAGTCTATAATTACGGAGCATGGGACGCCACAGTGGGGTAACACACAGTAATTCCGGCGGCCTCGAAATGTCGCCGACCGCTAGTGGCGCTGATAGTCAAGTGGCTCGTACAGCCAATGGGGCTTACGCTTCAGCGCCacataatgtatgtatacacgaGCGACTACGATGGTGACATTACGTGTGGTATACTCACACCACGCATTATCTGATCACATTTTTGTAGTGGTACAGCTGCGAGTCTCCGGGGGGTGGACGCTGTTACTAGGTCAACAACTTGTTGGTCTTCGTTGGCGGCATGCTGCCAGTTGtttcgtgagacttctttcGAATGGTAAGCCGGTGAGTTGAGTTTAGATCTCAGTTAGCAATTATTGAAATGGAGTATCGCGGTGCGACGGCAAAAATTCCATCTGAGAACATTCTCACAAAGGTATGATAACAAAATTTACTATAATATAGGTTATGTGATTACTAATGTTCATTCTTGGCtaacgaatattttcattcaacgtTTACGTGTTCATTGTACAACTAGAATATTTCCAGAGTACACTTATCAAGAACAATGAAATCCAGCCTCGACGATCACCCCGAATCATGGGAGCAGCCGCGAAGGTACATGAATTTACTTTtctaacattttttaattttacttctctattatttttccttcatttcGTATTTTGTGGAATGAGTTTATACCCAGAGTTCAAGTCGGTTAAGAGCTGTGGTTGGGTTAGGAGCGGAGATCTTGCAATGTCGATATCTAATTCAACCTTAACTCTGTTTAAATTTTCAGTGCAAATTCAGTTGTATTGCATTCACTCTGCTCTTTGTAGCTTTGCTACTTTACTTTGGTGTTTCAAGAGCCTTTCATTTTGCGAAACATTAGAAAGACTACCACaggtgaagaaaattaattttttctattcccaGAAACAATGCGATTGTTATTCCagtcatattttttatatcagaagttcaatttcattgcatttagttgttgaaaataaataatttgtttatgTTTTTGTGGAGTTAAATGGAGTTAAATAACACATGTATCTCTTTGAAAATCCAGAAAAAGAGAACATCTCATATGACCAATGAAGGATGCCAAATTGAAATATAGCTAGACATGTCACTGTATTTTTTTAGTAGTACAGTCATTAAAAAAGATTGATACATAGTTCGAAGTCAGTGACTTTTACCCATTAGGTGAAATGAGATGAAAACTTCCACATGCAATGATGTTTAGACTAAGTGATATTTCAAGTTAATTTACTACAATCAATGTAAActtacatttatattttacacgcAGTTTTGAATAACTTTATGTGTACCGTTTCAAAATACTTTCTTGCTTGTGAACATGATTCATTTCCAAGACTAGCAAGAGTATAGTTGATTTCTTATTCTTGCTGATTTAGAAATTAACAactaggaaaaaaaaacttgttctATATTTGGTTTCTTCAAAAATGATATTCTACATCTAGTTTGTACATCCTCTGAATTTGCTTAAATAATGTCAAATATAAAGTTTTTGTTTATCAGGAAAACAACAAAACCGAAGTAGTTAAACCTGTGCTCGAGTTGTCAGAAATCCTATTTGAGGGCAAAATCAATTACGCTGACACGTTTGGTGATTGTGCGATGGCCTGCGATGAAGTACTGTAAGAGCTTGGTTCTAATttgcctgaaatttttttacagtctACATTGCAaactgaaattaaaattttcatttttgttattcagGCAACTCGTTCAGAAGAAAACTGATATAATCGTTCCGATAGGGTTTGACCTTGAATGGCCATTTAGTTTCCAAACAGGAAGTGGAAAAACAGCTTTGATACAAATCTGTATGGATTATAAAATCTGTCATCTTCTGCATGTCTatgaattgagaaaattaccaGCTGCTCTTATCGAGCTGCTGATTCATCCAAAAGTTAGACTTGTTGGAGTCAATATAAAAAAGTAAGCTCACAATATTAAATGTGATTTCCCTGTATAAATTGAAGATAGGAGTTTGATTGTTAAGAGAATAGAATTATGTGCTGGGAAGCAGAGTGCATTCAAAAATTACTAATTACAACGATGTTGCAGATTTGctaaatttaatgaaattcaaaaatctctCTATTTAATCTCGTATTTGATGCATATTAACAGAAACCATACATGTTTCGCAATATTTGATAAGTCTTGAAGGGACAAACATGTCCCTTTAGTTTTTCAGGTGATGTAGTTGTATCAAAACTTCTGGAAAActaaaatagagaaaaagaggagcatcttacattaaattatttgattattaaTCATGTAGAGGTACATTTTCTAATCCGATCACTAATGATACACGTGGCTATATGCGCCATCTGGCTCGTCCTCTGAATCTGCCGTTTCGTCTGTAATAAAGATTTGTAACGAATTTTATCGCAGATTCTTTTGCGAATTATTACAAATACGATCGTGTTGAAAATAGACTCAATACACTGTTTTAGGGGTAATAAAGATGAGTCATGTACCTTAAGTTTCAATCGATTAAGCTTGATCGCAAACTCAACGGTACTTAATATTAAATTCTGTTAAATAGTTCTTACAGGATAAATGAGTCTTGGTAATTCAGTTTAGTGGCAATTAGTGCACTGATCTATCTGTATAAATACTTTTATGGAGCACTGGTAACAATATAAGTTATAAATCCAATGTGAACAATCAAAACTTGATGTACATGATACAtcggtaaattttataatgatCGATGAAAAACCATAACTAGTATACTTAGTACATTTGTAAGAGTAGCAGATTTGTTCTCTCAGTCTTTCTACTTTTTAATTGCTTCCTTCTTGTTGAAAAGTTCGTTCTTAAATAGTCAGATGAGCAATACATGTCATATCTTGGCAACAGAGTATTTAAGACATTATTGTTTTATGAAATCTGTTTTCATTAACTGTATTTGGTGCAATAGAAAACGTAGCCaaataacgttttttttttagtgacGTATGGAAACTTGGTAGAGATTTCAAAGAATTCCCATCTCAAAAggttgttgaaaataattgcattGATTGTGGTACATTTGCAAATGCAACACTAAATCGATCGTGTCGATGGAGTATGGCAAATCTTACAGTTTATGTGGTGAGTTAATTTTATGTTAACATTACTAGGAAATTAAATGGGTAATACACTTGCGGATACTCTTGTCTTCATAATCAAACGGCAGTAATCGAACTCTCACAAAACCCAGTTGGCATCATTAAATCGATGTATCTGAAACAATTAATTACAATGCAGTGCAACTTAGCTTTCATTTATATAGTGAAACTCAATGGGTTGAAATTCGTAACGTTAATAtaacaattcatttttcagaaaagtcgttatttcaaattttagaattACTTAAATCTCGTTAAACCTGAATAAACCAAAGTATGTTCATATTTTGGAAACtctattattttaaaattacaaaatagtGGTTGTTTTTCAATGTTTCCTTACATTAACGTTAAAAACTTCAAACTCGTGAGACTTGAACTAACTGATGCTTAGTGTGTGcgttttttttacctcaataTTAGCttcaaaaagaaatttccaaAGATCCTAAAGTACGACGCAGCAAGTGGCACATTCAACCTCTCAGCGATGCTCAAAAATCCTACGCTGCCACTGATGCCTATGTAAGTATAACGGAAATGTTTGATTACAGAAAACTGAAATATCAGATAACCTTAACGTTTGTAGTTTTaatgtttcaaatatataccAACGGATACAAAGTTGTGCGAAATCTGTGGAAAATATATCTAATTGCTCTGATCTGGGCCTTCCCATGACCTGGTTGCcgacttttgaaatttttcattttttcaatttgattttatatgataatttaatattgtaatttttgatgaatgaaaaatatcccAAAACTTGTAGGTTTTCATCTCAATTCATGTTCACTTACAAAGTTCCAAAGATTgcatgaaattgaataataatcaatcATAACTCCTGGTAAAGAAAAGAGACCAACAAAAAACAAGTTCGTGTATTGTCAGTGAATATTTGGGCAGTAACTTTTTATTGTATTGCAGGCCAACCCCTTTGCAATACTGCAAGTccaatttcatcaatttacTCTAACGTATCTGCTGACTGTGCGAGTTTTTAAATCAGTGGGTTCTTTTGTTTTAGGTATCTTTGCTGCTTTACAACACATTGCAAGATAaagcaaatgaaaatgcatCATAAGTAACAAAGGGGAACATTCAAGGAATAAATTGGTCCTAAAAACGATCGTCATAATAATACTTTCGAGTTTTCAAGTCagacaaacaaattttttaataatagcTATGAGCAATAGAATCGTGAAGGTCCTTCGGGCCGGAAGACTGGATTATGGAGCAGCCCTTAGTCTGCAGAAGAACTTAGCTGATTTGCATTACGGTAATAAAGAGTTAGTAATGGAGACACAGAATACTTTGGTCTTACTGGAGCACAATCCGGTCTATACCATTGGAATACGGAGGAACGATTACtctgaagaagaagaaaaaaagttgacaaaaCTTGGCgcccaattttttaaaactaatcGTGGTGGGCTGATTACTTTTCATGGACCTGGGCAACTCATTGCATACCCCGTCCTGAATCTGAAGCAATTCGCACAAGCAAGTATAAGATGGTATGTGAATgagatagaaaaaatgataatacgaTTATGCGCGGAATTTGGTATCAAAGGTGAAACCTCGCCCGATACAGGAGTATGGgtgaataataacaaaatttgCGCTATCGGAATTCACGGAAGCCGATACATAACGACTCATGGACTTGCTTTGAACTGCAACACCGATTTGAAGTGGTTTGAGCATATTGTGCCTTGCGGTATCAAGGGAAAGGGCGTCACAAGCATAAGTAAAGAATTAAAACAGGATATTACAATTGACGATGTAATTCCTGTGTTGTGTAATGCGTTCAAAGATCAATTCGAATGTTCCCTGATTGATTATCCGCTCAACAAAGCATCGAATTTACTAAGAACTGCTGTTAATTCGACATATCAGTAAATCAAATAGAAAGTCACATGAATA
It encodes the following:
- the LOC124303320 gene encoding Werner Syndrome-like exonuclease isoform X1, with product MEYRGATAKIPSENILTKSTLIKNNEIQPRRSPRIMGAAAKENNKTEVVKPVLELSEILFEGKINYADTFGDCAMACDEVLQLVQKKTDIIVPIGFDLEWPFSFQTGSGKTALIQICMDYKICHLLHVYELRKLPAALIELLIHPKVRLVGVNIKNDVWKLGRDFKEFPSQKVVENNCIDCGTFANATLNRSCRWSMANLTVYVLQKEISKDPKVRRSKWHIQPLSDAQKSYAATDAYVSLLLYNTLQDKANENAS
- the LOC124303320 gene encoding Werner Syndrome-like exonuclease isoform X3 gives rise to the protein MGAAAKENNKTEVVKPVLELSEILFEGKINYADTFGDCAMACDEVLQLVQKKTDIIVPIGFDLEWPFSFQTGSGKTALIQICMDYKICHLLHVYELRKLPAALIELLIHPKVRLVGVNIKNDVWKLGRDFKEFPSQKVVENNCIDCGTFANATLNRSCRWSMANLTVYVLQKEISKDPKVRRSKWHIQPLSDAQKSYAATDAYVSLLLYNTLQDKANENAS
- the LOC124303320 gene encoding putative lipoyltransferase 2, mitochondrial isoform X2; this encodes MSNRIVKVLRAGRLDYGAALSLQKNLADLHYGNKELVMETQNTLVLLEHNPVYTIGIRRNDYSEEEEKKLTKLGAQFFKTNRGGLITFHGPGQLIAYPVLNLKQFAQASIRWYVNEIEKMIIRLCAEFGIKGETSPDTGVWVNNNKICAIGIHGSRYITTHGLALNCNTDLKWFEHIVPCGIKGKGVTSISKELKQDITIDDVIPVLCNAFKDQFECSLIDYPLNKASNLLRTAVNSTYQ